The following proteins are encoded in a genomic region of Synechococcus sp. CBW1002:
- a CDS encoding Crp/Fnr family transcriptional regulator, whose translation MLIHKAEDSLALHLVLEGRITAIQETDRISRQLFSFGEAEFFGEQPHRLPVAYPTSMWATEDSLVFDIPSGSFRELLAARPDFSETVSQAVARFSDVRRSDETCLPERGLLDDVDLVQPLQRLRDRLREVLSNQPCSRHDQSTVPCPPVTGLVSGRIVEIWRNPAGADRVDIQNLCPALPWT comes from the coding sequence GTGCTGATCCACAAGGCAGAAGACAGTCTTGCGCTCCATCTGGTACTGGAGGGTCGCATCACCGCCATCCAGGAGACGGATCGCATCAGCCGCCAACTGTTCAGCTTCGGTGAGGCGGAGTTCTTCGGTGAACAACCCCATCGACTGCCGGTGGCTTATCCCACCTCGATGTGGGCCACGGAAGACAGCCTCGTGTTTGACATCCCCAGTGGCAGTTTCAGGGAACTGCTGGCGGCTAGACCCGACTTCTCGGAGACGGTGTCGCAGGCCGTGGCCCGCTTCAGTGATGTGCGGCGCAGCGATGAAACCTGCCTGCCCGAGCGAGGCCTGCTGGACGATGTCGACCTGGTGCAGCCGCTGCAGAGGTTGCGCGATCGGCTGCGAGAGGTGCTGTCCAACCAACCATGCAGCCGACACGACCAATCGACTGTCCCATGCCCCCCCGTGACCGGCTTGGTCAGCGGCAGGATTGTGGAGATCTGGAGAAATCCAGCCGGGGCCGATAGGGTCGACATCCAGAACCTCTGCCCCGCCTTGCCATGGACGTGA